DNA sequence from the Carassius carassius chromosome 6, fCarCar2.1, whole genome shotgun sequence genome:
gaaacagccattcccttggaacgtccactgaacgagacaaacagctgctcagtctgtctaaagacagcggagcgagacacataagctcttaaagccctaacagggcaaagaagactcgagtctccatcctctcctgacaccgaaagggcagacagggcaataacctgagcccgaaatggcgtgttgagggattttggcacataaccgtgcctaggtttgagtatgacccctcagtcattaggcccaaactccaagcacatcgggctcactgagagcgcgtgcaggtcacccacacgcttcactgaagcgagagccaacaagaacactgtcttgaatgacagatgcttgaggctaatggttcggataggctcgaaaggggaacctttcatggcctccaaaaccgtcgagaggtcccatacagggactgacggaggtctgggaggattcagcctcctagctcctctaaggaagcagatgaccaaatcgttccttcttatggactgaccgagcgttgtctcagaaaacgctgcgatagccgccacgtaaactttgagcgtggagggggctctgcccttatccaacagctcctgtaggaagcaGAGAatctccgtcacctcacaactaaggggtgaacatccccgagctgtgcaccagctggaggacaccgaccacttcgaggcatacagccgtcgtgtcgacggagctttagcctgagtgatggtatttagcactcccactgagagatcagcgggtaactgttgagcgcccacacatggagggaccacaactccggttgagggtgccaaatcgagaaACTGGCCTGCAACaggagatccctcctcagcggcactggccacggggcagtgtctgctagctgcatcaaatctggaaaccatggttggttcttccaaagtggtgctacaagcagtactgagcatctcgtttccctcacccgttctaccaCCTGCGGAAGTAGGGAGACGGGGGGGGggagcatagagcgggcagcacggccacctccgtgacagcgcgctttcgttcttggaaaagaacgcggggaagtgagcgttttcgtgggacacgaagaggtccacttccgccctgccaaatctctcctacaacagctggactgtctgcgggtgtagagaccattcgcccgtgggaatgttgcttctggacagcctgtctggacccagattctgtagcccaggcacatgaactgctctcagcgagcgcaagttgcgctgagcccaaaccaggaggcgttccgccaacctgtacaggtttcgggacctgagaccgccctggcgatttatgtaggacactacAGACAttttgtccgaacggactaagacgtggttgccctagattcggggacaaaagcgcgtcagcgcgttctctactgccagtatttccagacaattgatatgttggagcttttcccgttctgcccacaggccaaagaacggtctgccctcgagcagtgctccccatcccgaagtggaggcgtccgtcgacaccattttcactttcgaggaagtccccaggcttacacctgatcggtaccagtcgttcgctgtccagggtttcaaggctgtaacacagctctgattgaccatgagacgcaactgaccggatatccacgctctgcgcggtactcgcgctttcagccagaactgcaaggggtgcatgcggagcaggcccaactgaagaactggtgatgctgaggccatgagacctagcatcttctgaaattctctgagcgagaatgtcgcgccgcagcggagagcgccgtcatggagcgtgagtccagagctatatccaaaaccagtatcgtctgactggggttcagcgaacccttcgtccagttgacactgagaccaagtttctcgaggtgatcgagtaaaatggtcctgtgctccacgagctctgatcgtgactgagccagaatcagccagtcgtccaattagttcagcactcgcatgcctctgagtctgagaggagcgagcgctgcgtccatgcacttcgtaaacgtacgaggagccatggacaagccgaacggcaggactgtatactggtatgtctggccctcgaaggcgaatctcaagtatcgcctgagacgtgacgctatctgtatttgaaaatacgtgtccttcagatctatcgacatgaaccagtctcctctgcgaatatgcgcgaggagtctcctggttgtaagcattttgaaactgcgtttcgctaatgctttgttcagctgtcttagatccagtatgggtctgagacccccgtctttcttgggcactagaaagtatttgctgtacagccccccttcgctttgagcttgagatacaggctccacagcccctctgctcaacagttttgatatttcggctcgaagtaggtgtgctacttctgttttgaccgtagtttcgacgcgtgcTAAAAggtgcggagggcgtcgaaaaaactgtagcaagtagcctccctttataatgtctagcacccaatccgaaacccctggaagcgctgaccatgcgtctgcatgaatggctaggggttggatgcgaagcgcgctctgttggctgggcaacggcagcgcttcgatgtgctctaacatgggccttagcctgtgacatttgaggtggggagccagctgatcacagcgggcagatcgctcgtcctcgacccctccacggtgcttaaccgagtgagggagggctgagcgggtcccgtgggactcgtgctgtctgtgagtaattgtgggctgtaagcgtgcacatttactgcctTAGACTCGCTGtgtgcctgggcagaacgaacgtgcacgggtttcgtttttacagaaaccacatgacgtgtgtgacgtagtgattgtgggcactgaggagtgggcacgtttactatgtagtgcacgcgatcgacttgagtcgcttttatgggcgcgagccctatgtgaagggctgtgcttatatgtggagatgggcactgagcagtgggcatcgtcactacatttatagcaccatcggccgtggccgggacaccagaaattacacctttttcaggaaatatctgggtagccgtgataacgttttttttgtgtgcaggcaagcgggcaaccgtacaggcttgcgcattgcaaaagacgctgagacagtcacaatccctggaactgaaacagcggcgcgcttgggtgagagtttggccgcggcgactcgtacaccggcgctttcctaggaatgctaggatggcttcggggcttccggcctcaccgtaatcctctgccgtggtccccgcgacgcggggcgacggccggtagagcgagaacggggtctcgagctgcgttgctgacgctgctgtgataacggcttttgtgtgcaggcaaacgggcaactgtgcaggcttgcgcgttgcagaaaacgctgagacagtcacaattcctggaactgaaacaggggcgcacttgggtgagagctcagccacagcggaactcgtacaccggcgcttcgatgaagcagcaggaggcggggggtgtggctgagagctttgcggggccggtctagcacgactcgctgcagaaccggagcgcttgccatgtctgagagcgtcagccctagatgcctctcagccaccgtagcggaagccatagctcgtcccatggcctgtgcagcggatctagtagcgaagcactcctaaaatccgtgagacagatagcctcaggtcccatctgtaGTGCAGacacagcctgcccagcagcagaaagattcgcgcgagcagagatgacgtcatgcggcaggctttagatggcaacaccgctttcgtccgccgtccagcagagggcgggcaaaggtgcgtcgctatcgcctgttccaccggcggaagtgactggtagttcctgtttttgatcacagaaatacataacattttaaaatatattcaaatagaaaatagtcatttaaaatagttaaactatttaaaaattttactgcttttgttgtactttggatcaaataaatgcaggcttggtgagcagaagagacttctttaaaatcattaaaaatcttactgttcaaaaactgttgactggtaggctatagatTAGAGAAATGttctattgtaatgttttatattatattgtaatgtttaatatatatataatttctgtccccctcacttatgaaaagatggctacgtccctggggtgagtaaataatctttgggtgaactattcctttgagtAGCAAGATATGATGCAGAGGTTAAACATATTCCAGACAGAATACAAGAATGTGTTGCATTAATGAGGAGAGTCatagaaataaaacatatattaacattaacatttttaaaatgtcacttttttgTGTCTATTCAACATCACTAAGGATAAGGTCTAAGGTCTAAGGATAATGAAACTTGAAATTTTTTATTTGGGGTATTTACAGTTTCTTTCTCGGCAAGTGACAAATAATTATTTGtgactaattaaattaattaataagcaAAACATATGATTATTAAGGATTAAAAAATACTCATTGACAGTCTTAATTGCTACTCAAAGTGTCATATAATGACATAATATCCACTACCTGGTAAGAACATCACTAAacataaattacaattaatttaacataaaatgttaatttaaacacAACTTTGCTTCCTCAATATGCTTCCTCAGATTAGATAGTAAACTTCAAAGGCAGACGTTATCCTGATGTACCGGTAAGTCTCCACTGTGGGCTTGGTGCCTGAAAACAATTATCATTGTTTCTCACGTAAAGCACACATTGGACTTCTGTTTTCACTATTTATTGTgcataagttaaaataaaattgtaatgtactttttaagatgaaataaaattgtaaggagtaaaaagtacagtttttttCTCCCGACatgtaatcaagtaaaagtacaagtaaccAGTTTAAATTGTACATGAATAAAGTACAAATCCCCCCAAATAATATTtaagtaatcaagtaaaattactcaagtattttacaccgCTGGGAGTTTGGGAATATTATAATATTCACATATTAGTCATATTATTATGTCATATTAGTATAAGAAAAATGAAGATTCAGGTTTAGGCAACTTTTGGTATATGATGtaacctaaaaataaaataaagttttattcccaaaatacttatttttctttgcctattttttttttttggcaaaagttAAAACTGTGCATCTTGACAAATTAATTTGAATAAGTTTTCTGAAGTGCAATGTTTCATAATGAGTTCATAATGAAGAATAGTTACAGTGAAATGCATCTGAACAGAAATTACATTCAACACTTTTTAAACCTGAAAACATCATAATTTAGCGACAGTTACAATGTCAGTGAGACAGAATTATTGCAGTTTTAGGTTGTGAATGATGACAAATTAAGTTTACAGTATTGTTAggctgttaaattattaaataacaaaataaaaacaacttaaatgACAGTgaatttactaaatatatatatacctaccTGCAAAACTGCAGTATACTgtgaaaagttttaggcacttgtgtcaggatgctttcaaaataaaaagctttaaCTTATTTAACGTTTATCGTTtagcctataataataataatactaataataacaataatagtgttagaggccttttttattttgtcaattgtataataaataaaaaagaaaacagatagaatacaaaaaaagatttaagaagctagtgttagtttattttctttaaaaaaagggggaatgtttttgttgttgttgttgttgttttaagaatagaattagaatagagagtgctagagttagagcgtcaaataaagatggaagagatgtgtatTTAGGCGATaacaaagtatatatatttttaattggatattaaaaatatccaaaaaaaaatattggatatttattttcatattaatttttatttttaattggatcAGGCTGGCATTTAACtcccaagagagagagagagagagagagagagagagagagagatgtttttgttgattttgcATACAGAAGTCTCCCACCACTAGATGTCGCAGTTTCCTCAATTTAGTAATTGCACGCTTTCACACACTGAACGTCGCTGGGCCTCTCTAAACACTGATTGCTATGCTTTTCACGACTGCATGCCCGAACTTCCTCACTTCCTCTTCCATTCGTATCCCGAATATCCCACATGCCAGAATAACGCGGAGCCACTGGATTTGCCAaagcctgtgtttttttttacaatactgtTGAACACAGCCATGCATTGCTGGGTAAGTCGATTAGTTTTTGCAAccatttaattttcttcttaaattacagaaataataatCCAAATGTTATTAATCGACTCATTTCAAATGTTACTAGTTAAAGTAGACCCGAAATGTACTGAATTACACAAGGTGTTTCATGCCTATGTATGCATTCTGTTCATTATTTCTATAAATTACTTTAGTTGTGATACTTTGAGGGTTTTTTTTCATTAAGCTTGAGTAAATCGTCTATATCACATGTTTTGCGAAGACTTTATATTCAGAAAAAGATTTTTCAATCTGGATTACAGATTAACAAATATAATTACGTAATATATTTTTCAACAGATCATGATTTATAGACTGTCATTCGAATCATTATGTACACATAATACAAAacgtttatatttttataatagtcCGTAGTATGATAGTTCAGCAGCACACAGAACAAAAACTTCTTATTTGTTCGATATTTCAAGCtattttattaatgtctttaataTCTTTTATTACAAAGCAATGGCTGTTGAGGAGCTGAACTGATGTTGTGTGCACTGTCTGCTCTTTACAAATCTTTGGCTGTAAGTAACTTGAATTCTCTGACTTCGTTAGTGCTGTAGATTTCTTAGACGTTTCACACAATGTAGCAGTGCTCATTCGGGTGGTACTGCCTTGGGTTTTCATTGTAGTGAACTACGCCAGTGCTTCTCAAACCTCTTCATGAAGTACCctcagcactgcacattttgcatgtctcctatATCTGACACACCAACTTCAGGTCTTGGGGTCTCCaccaatgagctgatgagttgaatcaggtgcgacagatgagggagacatacaaaatgtgcagggctggGGGTACTCcgggacaggtttgagaaccactgaactATGCCATTGTTTATGTAGTAGAGCCTGCTTTAATGCACATGACTAGACAGGCTTCTGGAAATCTGTATGGTGAAACACTATTTGTCTTACTTTAATGTTTGTTTGGCCCATTTTATTGACCAACACTTAAAATGATCTTGCAGGTCAAGATGTGTGGATCTATCTTTGCAATATCTCTGCAAGTGTGGGTGACCCTGATGTTGTTCTCTCGACTACGAGGTGACTGTTTGGTTTCCTTTCTCAGCATTAGAATATCTAAGATCTAGAGCAGAATGTGTGTCAATGACGCATAAGAGTGTCCAAGATAAAGAAAAGGACCGATCTTAAAAGAAATATAGCAGATGGTTCTTTGAAatgcaaattattatatttatttatttattttattttttatgtatggttTAATGCCATTTTCCAGAAGAGATTACATTAGTTTAACCACTAAATCTAATAACttgttttttctcacaattctgagaaaaaagttagaattgcaaaatataaacttaaagATTTCAGACTTTTTTGCATGCAATTCTGAGTCTACTTTAAACAAATCTGAGGTTATATCTTAAATCTCTTATCTTATGTCTTATATCTTGTATCTGTGTTATGAATTTACCTCTCGCAATTATGCTTTCCACCACAGAatacatttctgagaaaaaaaagtcagaattatgatatataatcttaGAAATGTGAGAAAAAGCCACgattggttttattattattattattattattattatcatcatgttGCAGAAACAAGCTTTTTTGTCTGCATTATGACATAAATttactgttttatgtttttagtgGTTGTGCCACATGACTTTTATCAGGCagacaagtttatttataaactataaaaaaaatgaacaagcagtgaagcatttttattctttttttttattttttgatgattattatttttttctgatattATGATATCAGGACTATTGTATCACTCTGACATTTTATACTGTACACTCcctaaaaatagcaaaataaaatttaattaaaacgcaaaaatgctaaatctaaaataCGTATTTAAAAATTGATTCAAGGTATAAGTATTTGTTGTATGTCTTTTTAAATGATCTCAGATTTGTCAATATGTCCTAGGTAAGGTCCTTGCACCACCTCATCTGCAGGCGATGGCTGGACTTCCCTTCATGCTGGCCTGTAATATTACCATGAAGACAGGAGAGGAGCTAAAACAAGTTCTTTGGTTAGACATGGCAAATAAAACTATACTACACTATCAGCCTGATAAGAATGAAAATGTAAGCAAAGTGGATGGAGTCGAGCTTTTACAGGAAGCCACAGGTCAGCAGGCTCACACCAGCGTGATCTCCATCAGAAGAGCCACGCCAGCCAGCGAAGGCTGCTACCAGTGTCTTTTTGATGTGTATCCGTCCGGACAGCAGAGAGGAAGGACGTGTCTTTCACTTACAGGTGGGTCTTGGTAAAAATACCCACAGCATGTTTCTGTGCTCTTGGTATTTTTCACCACTGatgatttgaaaatatgaattTAGTAGTTAATATTAGTCATCAAAGAGACTGCAAAAATGTAGCATAGGAAGTGCTATTTTTTAGACCTACACTAAGATGGTTTGATGATGTTATTGGTGGTTATGACCTTGCACAACATTGACGATTGGTTATAAATAGTGCCCCAAAAGGAAGTGGTGAGAACCACCATCCTGCCTGACctgttttacttaaaaaaaaaaaaaaaaaaaaaaaaaaaaaaaaaacctgacatcAATTTATCACAAAAAACCACATGACTCTACATCCGATAAAATCTGCCATTGGGTTTGTGATACGTTTCTTTTTATCAGCCTAAGTTAGTGGTGAAAACAAGTGAAGGCAATGAACGTATGCTAATATATAGTGttgcacattttccaaatattaACCTGATcatagtcttaaagggatagctcacctaaaaatgaaaattctttcatgtCTTACCAGGCCTGTGTGAATTTCTTTCTCAGGTGGAACATAAgagaaaatattttaagaaatgtctCCATACAGTGTCACCAAGGGACACCAAAACGTTTACCAGCATTCTGAGTAAACGAtgacatgattttcatttttgggtaaacattCTTACCTAGTGGTTAAAGGGCATGTAAAATCTCTtcacttttccttttcctttttcctttcaGGAACGGTGGAAATGATGGACAATAGAACAGTTGTGAGTGGAAACCCTGTTACTCTTTCATGCAAGTATATTCTCAGTAAGCAAGTTCAGCAGGTTTTATGGAAAAAGACAGCTGAGCAAGGGGACACCACCACTGTTGCTTCTTATGTCAAGAATGACAAACCCATCATTGAGACCCCTTTCAAGGGTCGGATCATTCTAAACCCATCACTTGGGCAAACCAAGCTCTCCATACACCAGACTCAGACAGAGGATGAGGGCTGTTACACCTGCGAGTTTCACACATATCCAGATGGCATTAAGAGCAAGACCGCTTGTCTGTCTGTTTATGGTAAGTTCAAATGGCAGTAATGACAGAACTTATAGACATCTACATTTGCTTTAAAATGAAGGGTATGTATTTGAATGGTCTCTAAAATGTTTGGCAAAAAATCAAGGAAGCTCCAAAACAGCTGTCAGTTTTTAATAAACCTCAAAACCTTGTTTATCTGGTTCTGGTGTGATTTATATTAGGATTGAATTGATATGAAACTGAAATGTCTCCTctgatagatatatatagatattaggCGTATTTGTAACAGTGATAGTGGAGGTGAGGAAGAGAgaaagtatttgtgtgtgtatgtgtttataaaacatacaaacacctcaaaaatacaattaaccccccccccccaaaaaaggatGCGCAACGAACTGACCAAAATTAGCATTGTTCAACATGCAACCTCAGAACCCCGTGATGAATTGTGTCAGTAACTGAGAGAGCTAAAGAGAACTAGGACGGAAGTCATTATGGAC
Encoded proteins:
- the LOC132142535 gene encoding OX-2 membrane glycoprotein-like isoform X1 codes for the protein MPELPHFLFHSYPEYPTCQNNAEPLDLPKPVFFFTILLNTAMHCWVKMCGSIFAISLQVWVTLMLFSRLRGKVLAPPHLQAMAGLPFMLACNITMKTGEELKQVLWLDMANKTILHYQPDKNENVSKVDGVELLQEATGQQAHTSVISIRRATPASEGCYQCLFDVYPSGQQRGRTCLSLTGTVEMMDNRTVVSGNPVTLSCKYILSKQVQQVLWKKTAEQGDTTTVASYVKNDKPIIETPFKGRIILNPSLGQTKLSIHQTQTEDEGCYTCEFHTYPDGIKSKTACLSVYVLPEPEASYVTVSEGIVEANCSAVSRPPANISWNIEGQNQTLGPAVTSFYQLGDGTTMVVRSIQMQAELLDDKLVKCEVHHQGLESAIYVFLNKYRNIHVILISASCVVLVLLVCLCICLKRC
- the LOC132142535 gene encoding OX-2 membrane glycoprotein-like isoform X4, with the translated sequence MCGSIFAISLQVWVTLMLFSRLRGKVLAPPHLQAMAGLPFMLACNITMKTGEELKQVLWLDMANKTILHYQPDKNENVSKVDGVELLQEATGQQAHTSVISIRRATPASEGCYQCLFDVYPSGQQRGRTCLSLTGTVEMMDNRTVVSGNPVTLSCKYILSKQVQQVLWKKTAEQGDTTTVASYVKNDKPIIETPFKGRIILNPSLGQTKLSIHQTQTEDEGCYTCEFHTYPDGIKSKTACLSVYVLPEPEASYVTVSEGIVEANCSAVSRPPANISWNIEGQNQTLGPAVTSFYQLGDGTTMVVRSIQMQAELLDDKLVKCEVHHQGLESAIYVFLNKYRNIHVILISASCVVLVLLVCLCICLKRC
- the LOC132142535 gene encoding OX-2 membrane glycoprotein-like isoform X3, coding for MVKMCGSIFAISLQVWVTLMLFSRLRGKVLAPPHLQAMAGLPFMLACNITMKTGEELKQVLWLDMANKTILHYQPDKNENVSKVDGVELLQEATGQQAHTSVISIRRATPASEGCYQCLFDVYPSGQQRGRTCLSLTGTVEMMDNRTVVSGNPVTLSCKYILSKQVQQVLWKKTAEQGDTTTVASYVKNDKPIIETPFKGRIILNPSLGQTKLSIHQTQTEDEGCYTCEFHTYPDGIKSKTACLSVYVLPEPEASYVTVSEGIVEANCSAVSRPPANISWNIEGQNQTLGPAVTSFYQLGDGTTMVVRSIQMQAELLDDKLVKCEVHHQGLESAIYVFLNKYRNIHVILISASCVVLVLLVCLCICLKRC
- the LOC132142535 gene encoding OX-2 membrane glycoprotein-like isoform X2; the encoded protein is MLCALSALYKSLAVKMCGSIFAISLQVWVTLMLFSRLRGKVLAPPHLQAMAGLPFMLACNITMKTGEELKQVLWLDMANKTILHYQPDKNENVSKVDGVELLQEATGQQAHTSVISIRRATPASEGCYQCLFDVYPSGQQRGRTCLSLTGTVEMMDNRTVVSGNPVTLSCKYILSKQVQQVLWKKTAEQGDTTTVASYVKNDKPIIETPFKGRIILNPSLGQTKLSIHQTQTEDEGCYTCEFHTYPDGIKSKTACLSVYVLPEPEASYVTVSEGIVEANCSAVSRPPANISWNIEGQNQTLGPAVTSFYQLGDGTTMVVRSIQMQAELLDDKLVKCEVHHQGLESAIYVFLNKYRNIHVILISASCVVLVLLVCLCICLKRC